One stretch of Rathayibacter festucae DSM 15932 DNA includes these proteins:
- a CDS encoding deoxyguanosinetriphosphate triphosphohydrolase, producing the protein MDDRALWGYSLVDVERFLPEDHSTRRSDFARDRARLFHSSSLRRLAAKTQVLSPTAGVDFARNRLTHSLEVAQIGRELATSLDLDPDVVDTACLAHDIGHPPFGHNGERALNTWAESIGGFEGNAQTFRLLTRLEAKVFGEDDRPYGLNLTRSSLDASCKYPWPDTRSVADPSGRAKYGFYADDEPAFTWMREGAPEGVRCIEAEVMDLSDDIAYSVHDFEDAVFSGYIDVAALGSRVDHDDLVESMHSWVGGEIGHDELVAAFDRLDSLDVWVDSWDGSRRDQARLKNLTSQLIGRFAASATEATREAYSHPDLVRFGGHVVVPREQQAEIAVLKGIVATFVMSRNTRQPIYAQQREVLTRLADTLLERGAGALDAGFAEDWNAAGTDDARRRVVVDQVANLTDQSALSWFERLCS; encoded by the coding sequence GTGGATGACCGCGCGCTCTGGGGGTACTCGCTCGTCGACGTCGAGCGGTTCCTGCCGGAGGACCACAGCACCCGCCGCTCCGACTTCGCCCGCGATCGTGCCCGGCTCTTCCACTCCAGCTCGCTCCGCCGCCTCGCGGCGAAGACGCAGGTGCTCAGCCCGACCGCCGGCGTCGACTTCGCCCGCAACCGGCTGACCCACTCGCTCGAGGTCGCCCAGATCGGCCGCGAGCTCGCCACGAGCCTCGACCTCGACCCCGACGTCGTCGACACCGCCTGCCTCGCTCACGACATCGGCCACCCGCCCTTCGGCCACAACGGCGAGCGTGCCCTCAACACCTGGGCCGAGTCGATCGGCGGCTTCGAGGGCAACGCGCAGACCTTCCGGTTGCTGACCCGGCTCGAGGCGAAGGTGTTCGGCGAGGACGACCGCCCCTACGGCCTGAACCTCACCCGCTCGAGCCTCGACGCCAGCTGCAAGTACCCGTGGCCCGACACCCGCTCCGTCGCCGACCCGTCCGGCCGCGCCAAGTACGGCTTCTACGCCGACGACGAGCCGGCCTTCACCTGGATGCGCGAGGGCGCCCCCGAGGGAGTCCGCTGCATCGAGGCCGAGGTGATGGACCTCTCCGACGACATCGCCTACTCGGTGCACGACTTCGAGGACGCCGTCTTCTCCGGCTACATCGACGTCGCCGCGCTCGGCTCCCGCGTGGACCACGACGACCTCGTCGAGTCGATGCACTCCTGGGTCGGCGGCGAGATCGGCCACGACGAGCTCGTCGCCGCCTTCGACCGCCTCGACTCCCTCGACGTCTGGGTCGACTCCTGGGACGGCTCCCGCCGAGACCAGGCCCGGCTGAAGAACCTCACCAGCCAGCTCATCGGCCGCTTCGCCGCCTCCGCCACCGAGGCCACCCGCGAGGCCTACTCCCACCCCGACCTCGTCCGCTTCGGCGGCCACGTCGTCGTGCCCCGCGAGCAGCAGGCCGAGATCGCCGTGCTCAAGGGCATCGTCGCCACCTTCGTGATGTCGCGGAACACCCGCCAGCCCATCTACGCCCAGCAGCGCGAGGTCCTCACCCGCCTCGCCGACACCCTCCTCGAACGCGGCGCCGGCGCCCTCGACGCCGGCTTCGCCGAGGACTGGAACGCCGCCGGCACCGACGACGCCCGCCGCAGGGTCGTCGTCGACCAGGTCGCCAACCTCACCGACCAGAGCGCCCTGAGCTGGTTCGAGAGGCTGTGCTCCTGA
- a CDS encoding aminotransferase class V-fold PLP-dependent enzyme produces the protein MSTASPAPADLRALFPGARGYHNACTLGLPPRSTAEALRADLDEWSAGGGTAAGYGAVAERARASFAQIAGVPVDRVAIGSQTSAMAAVLAASLPDGAHVLCVDGDFSSIVFPFLAQAHRGVVVRSVPLEALAESVEDADDLVVFSAVQSSSGALADLDAVVEAAARHGVRTACDLTQAAGVLPVDASRFDATLTHAYKWLCSPRGVAFLTVSPEYAAELLPVQAGWYSGEDVWSSCYGPAMHLAENARRFDVSPAWQAFVGAEASLELFRSLDLAQVWARASGLGDQLCERLDRAPQHRAIVSWPDEDGADLARLQAAGLRVSGRGGRLRVAFHLWNDESDVDELVRVLRE, from the coding sequence GTGAGCACCGCATCCCCGGCCCCCGCCGATCTCCGAGCGCTCTTCCCCGGCGCCCGCGGGTACCACAACGCCTGCACGCTCGGGCTGCCGCCTCGGTCGACCGCCGAGGCCCTGCGCGCGGACCTCGACGAGTGGTCCGCCGGCGGCGGTACCGCAGCGGGCTACGGGGCGGTCGCCGAGCGCGCACGAGCCTCCTTCGCGCAGATCGCCGGAGTGCCGGTCGACCGGGTCGCGATCGGCTCGCAGACCTCGGCGATGGCCGCCGTGCTCGCCGCCTCGCTCCCGGACGGAGCGCACGTCCTCTGCGTCGACGGCGACTTCTCCTCCATCGTCTTCCCCTTCCTCGCCCAGGCCCACCGCGGCGTCGTCGTGCGCTCGGTGCCGCTGGAGGCGCTCGCCGAGTCGGTCGAGGACGCCGACGACCTCGTCGTCTTCTCGGCCGTGCAGTCCAGCAGCGGGGCGCTCGCCGATCTCGACGCGGTCGTCGAGGCCGCCGCCCGCCACGGCGTGCGCACCGCCTGCGATCTGACCCAGGCCGCGGGCGTGCTGCCGGTGGACGCCTCCCGCTTCGACGCCACCCTCACGCACGCCTACAAATGGCTCTGCTCGCCGCGCGGCGTGGCCTTCCTCACCGTCTCGCCCGAGTACGCGGCCGAGCTGCTGCCGGTGCAGGCCGGCTGGTACTCGGGGGAGGACGTCTGGTCCTCCTGCTACGGGCCCGCGATGCACCTCGCCGAGAACGCCCGGCGCTTCGACGTCTCGCCCGCCTGGCAGGCGTTCGTCGGGGCGGAGGCGTCGCTCGAGCTGTTCCGCTCGCTCGACCTCGCTCAGGTCTGGGCGCGCGCCTCCGGGCTGGGCGATCAGCTCTGCGAGCGCCTCGACCGCGCGCCGCAGCACCGCGCGATCGTCTCCTGGCCGGACGAGGACGGCGCCGATCTGGCGCGCCTGCAGGCCGCAGGGCTGCGCGTCTCGGGCCGGGGCGGACGCCTCCGCGTCGCCTTCCACCTCTGGAACGACGAGTCCGACGTCGACGAGCTCGTCCGGGTGCTGCGGGAATAG
- a CDS encoding isoprenyl transferase translates to MKPFTHRDAVPFRPLDWTGVHPPELPRKAVPEHVAIVMDGNGRWANSRGLTRVEGHKRGEASLLDVVAGAIQIGVKHLSVYAFSTENWKRSPDEVRFLMGFNRDVLHRRRDQLNEWGVRVRWAGRKPRLWASVINELQYAEKLTEGNDVLTLTMCVNYGGRTEIADAVQRIAAEVAAGRLKPSGITEKTIGKALYLPDMPDVDLFVRSSGEQRTSNFLLWQSAYAEMVFLDRLWPDFTREDLWGAIEHYAGRTRRFGGAVDVPGASS, encoded by the coding sequence ATGAAGCCGTTCACCCACAGGGACGCCGTCCCGTTCCGCCCCCTCGACTGGACCGGTGTGCACCCGCCGGAGCTGCCGCGCAAGGCGGTGCCCGAGCACGTCGCGATCGTGATGGACGGCAACGGCCGCTGGGCCAACTCCCGCGGGCTGACCCGGGTGGAGGGGCATAAGCGCGGCGAGGCGTCGCTGCTCGACGTGGTCGCGGGAGCCATCCAGATCGGCGTCAAGCACCTCAGCGTCTACGCCTTCTCGACGGAGAACTGGAAGCGCTCGCCCGACGAGGTGCGCTTCCTGATGGGCTTCAACCGCGACGTGCTGCACCGCCGCCGCGACCAGCTCAACGAGTGGGGCGTGCGCGTGCGCTGGGCCGGCCGGAAGCCGCGGCTCTGGGCGTCGGTCATCAACGAGCTGCAGTACGCCGAGAAGCTGACCGAGGGCAACGACGTCCTCACGCTCACCATGTGCGTCAACTACGGCGGCCGCACCGAGATCGCCGACGCGGTGCAGCGGATCGCCGCCGAGGTCGCCGCGGGCCGGCTGAAGCCGTCCGGCATCACCGAGAAGACGATCGGCAAGGCGCTCTACCTGCCCGACATGCCGGACGTCGACCTCTTCGTGCGCTCCTCCGGCGAGCAGCGCACCAGCAACTTCCTGCTCTGGCAGAGCGCCTACGCCGAGATGGTCTTCCTCGACCGGCTCTGGCCCGACTTCACCCGCGAGGACCTCTGGGGCGCGATCGAGCACTACGCCGGCCGCACCCGCCGCTTCGGCGGCGCCGTGGACGTGCCGGGGGCGTCGTCATGA
- the dusB gene encoding tRNA dihydrouridine synthase DusB, whose product MSSTLMAAPPARTAPALRIGPLELDAPVVLAPMAGITNTAFRRLCREFGNGLYVSEMITSRALVERTPESMRLIRHHPSEKVRSIQLYGVDPKTVAEAVTMLVAEDRADHIDLNFGCPVAKVTRKGGGAALPWKLPLFRQIVEGAVRAAGDVPLTVKMRKGIDSDHLTYLEAGRAAEGAGVASIALHARTASEFYSGQADWSAITTLKQAISSVPVLGNGDIWSAEDALRMMSETGCDGVVVGRGCLGRPWLFGDLAAAFAGSDERFTPTLGQVATAFRRHAQLICEFFESEERGCRDIRKHVAWYFKGYPVGGDLRAKMASVVTLAELDELLATLDPDVPYPGEAAEGQRGRAGSPKTPSLPDRWLESRELNADQRDAVSAAEIHHSGG is encoded by the coding sequence ATGTCCTCCACTCTCATGGCCGCACCGCCCGCGCGCACCGCGCCGGCGCTCCGGATCGGCCCCCTCGAACTCGACGCCCCCGTCGTCCTCGCGCCCATGGCCGGGATCACCAACACCGCGTTCCGCCGGCTCTGCCGCGAGTTCGGCAACGGGCTCTACGTCAGCGAGATGATCACCTCCCGCGCGCTCGTCGAGCGCACCCCGGAGTCGATGCGCCTCATCCGCCACCACCCCAGCGAGAAGGTCCGCTCGATCCAGCTCTACGGGGTCGACCCGAAGACGGTCGCCGAGGCCGTCACCATGCTCGTCGCCGAGGACCGCGCCGACCACATCGACCTCAACTTCGGCTGCCCCGTCGCCAAGGTCACCCGCAAGGGCGGGGGAGCGGCCCTGCCGTGGAAGCTCCCGCTGTTCCGTCAGATCGTCGAGGGCGCGGTGCGGGCCGCGGGCGACGTCCCGCTGACGGTCAAGATGCGCAAGGGCATCGACTCCGACCACCTCACCTACCTCGAGGCCGGCCGGGCCGCGGAGGGCGCGGGAGTCGCGTCGATCGCGCTGCACGCCCGCACCGCCTCCGAGTTCTACAGCGGCCAGGCCGACTGGTCGGCGATCACGACCCTCAAGCAGGCGATCTCGAGCGTCCCGGTGCTCGGCAACGGCGACATCTGGTCGGCCGAGGACGCGCTGCGGATGATGAGCGAGACCGGCTGCGACGGCGTCGTCGTCGGGCGCGGCTGCCTCGGCCGCCCCTGGCTCTTCGGCGACCTCGCCGCCGCCTTCGCGGGCTCGGACGAGCGCTTCACACCGACCCTCGGCCAGGTCGCCACGGCCTTCCGCCGGCACGCCCAGCTGATCTGCGAGTTCTTCGAGAGCGAGGAGCGCGGCTGCCGCGACATCCGCAAGCACGTCGCCTGGTACTTCAAGGGCTACCCCGTCGGCGGCGACCTGCGCGCGAAGATGGCCTCCGTGGTCACCCTCGCCGAGCTCGACGAGCTGCTCGCCACCCTCGACCCGGACGTGCCCTACCCGGGCGAGGCGGCCGAGGGCCAGCGCGGCCGCGCCGGCTCGCCGAAGACGCCGTCGCTGCCCGACCGCTGGCTCGAGTCCCGCGAGCTGAACGCCGACCAGCGCGACGCCGTCTCGGCCGCCGAGATCCACCACAGCGGTGGATGA
- a CDS encoding Gfo/Idh/MocA family protein: MTRGRTVRVGLVGYGLAGRVFHAPFVEADSDFDLVAISTSDPERAAAAASAHPGARIVGGLDAVLAERPDMVVLATPPSVHREQAEQVLAAGVAVVIDKPFAPSTADVDAILAASEAGGAPVFVFQNRRWDADFLTLRRLLDEGALGDVIRFESTFERWSAPKTGRWQTAIGPAQGGGILFDLGSHLVDQALVLFGPAVVTAAETRVVHAGGASEDDAFVSLRHESGVRSHLTMSRVARASAPRFRVLGTRAAFSVDGLDPQEGALRGGSATPLDDDFGVVPAGAEGALTDEHGTTVVPSERGHYAAFLAGVARALLDGAPSPVDVRDARAVVALIEQAHALATR, from the coding sequence ATGACCCGCGGGAGGACCGTCCGCGTCGGGCTCGTCGGCTACGGACTCGCCGGCCGCGTCTTCCACGCGCCGTTCGTCGAGGCGGACTCCGACTTCGACCTGGTCGCGATCTCGACGAGCGATCCCGAGCGGGCGGCGGCGGCGGCGTCCGCGCATCCCGGCGCCCGGATCGTCGGCGGCCTCGACGCCGTGCTCGCGGAGCGACCCGACATGGTCGTCCTCGCCACTCCGCCCTCCGTGCACCGCGAGCAGGCCGAGCAGGTGCTCGCCGCCGGTGTCGCGGTGGTCATCGACAAGCCCTTCGCGCCGAGCACGGCCGACGTCGACGCGATCCTCGCCGCCTCCGAGGCGGGCGGCGCGCCCGTGTTCGTCTTCCAGAACCGCCGCTGGGACGCCGACTTCCTCACACTGCGCCGGCTGCTGGACGAGGGCGCGCTCGGCGACGTGATCCGCTTCGAGTCGACGTTCGAGCGCTGGAGCGCCCCGAAGACCGGGCGCTGGCAGACCGCGATCGGGCCGGCGCAGGGCGGCGGCATCCTCTTCGACCTCGGCAGCCACCTCGTCGATCAGGCCCTGGTGCTTTTCGGCCCGGCCGTCGTCACCGCCGCCGAGACCCGCGTCGTGCACGCGGGCGGCGCGAGCGAGGACGACGCCTTCGTCTCGCTGCGGCACGAGTCCGGCGTGCGCTCGCACCTGACGATGAGCCGGGTCGCCCGTGCCTCGGCGCCCCGCTTCCGGGTGCTCGGCACGCGGGCCGCGTTCTCGGTCGACGGCCTCGATCCCCAGGAGGGCGCGCTGCGCGGCGGCAGTGCGACTCCGCTGGACGACGACTTCGGAGTCGTGCCCGCGGGTGCCGAGGGCGCGCTGACCGACGAGCACGGCACGACGGTCGTGCCGAGCGAGCGCGGGCACTACGCGGCATTCCTCGCCGGAGTCGCCCGCGCCCTGCTCGACGGCGCTCCGTCACCCGTCGACGTGCGGGACGCTCGAGCAGTGGTCGCGCTGATCGAGCAGGCCCACGCCCTCGCCACGCGGTGA
- a CDS encoding aminoacyl-tRNA deacylase, whose protein sequence is MDGNGTVEDDTVEDGSVEDGTVEDGPARFEADARERGLDVEIVDRPEAGSLAEAAELLGIEPGSIVKSLVVKRHDGGFLFALVPGGRQISWPLLRAVVGVNKLRLPDESVALEATGYRRGTITPIGSTTAWPVVADERIVGRRIAMGAGTSGRSAFVDADALIAAYGATVADITIEEPAR, encoded by the coding sequence ATGGACGGGAACGGCACTGTGGAGGACGACACCGTGGAGGACGGATCAGTGGAGGACGGCACCGTGGAGGACGGCCCGGCGCGGTTCGAGGCGGATGCGCGCGAGCGCGGACTCGACGTCGAGATCGTCGACCGCCCGGAGGCCGGCAGCCTGGCCGAGGCGGCCGAGCTGCTGGGCATCGAGCCGGGCTCGATCGTGAAGTCGCTGGTGGTGAAGCGCCACGACGGCGGCTTCCTCTTCGCGCTGGTGCCCGGCGGCCGGCAGATCTCCTGGCCGCTGCTGCGCGCGGTGGTCGGCGTGAACAAGCTCCGCCTGCCCGACGAGTCGGTGGCGCTGGAGGCGACGGGCTACCGCCGCGGCACGATCACGCCGATCGGCTCGACGACCGCCTGGCCCGTCGTCGCGGACGAGCGGATCGTCGGCCGCAGGATCGCGATGGGCGCCGGCACGAGCGGCCGGAGCGCCTTCGTCGACGCGGACGCGCTGATCGCCGCCTACGGCGCGACGGTCGCCGACATCACGATCGAGGAGCCTGCTCGCTGA
- a CDS encoding DsbA family oxidoreductase, whose amino-acid sequence MSEAQTPITVDIWSDIACPWCYIGKRKFERGLAAFCAAHPDAPEVAVEYRSFELSPETPEDYRGGTAEFLAQHKGVPLEQAQQMLDSVTAIAAGVDLDYHFESVVHVKTVRAHQALHHAKANGLQLELKERLLRAYFVEGRDLADTDVLAALSAEVGLDADEARRALDEQRHLADVQSDIAQAREYGINGVPFFVLDGRFGVSGAQEPTAFTEVLEHVLSQRAVVA is encoded by the coding sequence GTGAGCGAAGCGCAGACCCCCATCACCGTCGACATCTGGTCCGACATCGCGTGCCCCTGGTGCTACATCGGCAAGCGCAAGTTCGAGCGCGGGCTGGCGGCGTTCTGCGCCGCCCACCCCGACGCGCCGGAGGTCGCGGTCGAGTACCGCAGCTTCGAGTTGTCGCCGGAGACGCCGGAGGACTACCGCGGCGGCACGGCCGAGTTCCTCGCCCAGCACAAGGGCGTCCCGCTGGAGCAGGCGCAGCAGATGCTCGACTCCGTCACCGCGATCGCGGCGGGGGTCGACCTCGACTACCACTTCGAGTCGGTCGTGCACGTGAAGACCGTCCGGGCGCACCAGGCGCTGCACCACGCGAAGGCGAACGGGCTCCAGCTCGAGCTGAAGGAGCGGCTGCTCCGCGCCTACTTCGTCGAGGGGCGCGACCTCGCGGACACCGACGTCCTGGCCGCCCTCTCCGCGGAGGTCGGGCTCGACGCCGACGAGGCTCGGCGCGCTCTGGACGAGCAGCGGCACCTCGCCGACGTGCAGTCCGACATCGCGCAGGCGCGCGAGTACGGGATCAACGGGGTGCCGTTCTTCGTGCTCGACGGCCGCTTCGGGGTCTCCGGCGCGCAGGAGCCGACGGCGTTCACCGAGGTGCTCGAGCACGTGCTGTCGCAGCGGGCGGTCGTCGCATGA
- the recO gene encoding DNA repair protein RecO, which produces MPTYRDEAVVLRTHKLGEADRIVTLLSRSHGKIRAVAKGVRKTGSKFGSRLEPFMVADLQLYEGRSLDIVTQAESLGAYGAIIAADYDSYTAASAMVETADRLTDADASLQQYLLLVGALRSLSKHEHEPVLTLDSYLLRALSIAGWAPSFEDCARCGAPGPHGAVVVQLGGVVCEDCTPPGAPRVAPEVVVLLGALLTGDWEHAETMEPSTRSRASGVVAAYTQWHLERGLRSLEHVTR; this is translated from the coding sequence ATGCCCACCTACCGTGACGAAGCCGTCGTGCTGCGCACCCACAAGCTGGGCGAGGCCGACCGCATCGTGACGCTGCTCTCGCGCAGCCACGGCAAGATCCGTGCGGTCGCGAAGGGCGTGCGCAAGACCGGCTCCAAGTTCGGCTCGCGGCTCGAGCCGTTCATGGTCGCCGACCTGCAGCTCTACGAGGGCCGGAGCCTCGACATCGTCACGCAGGCCGAGTCGCTCGGCGCGTACGGCGCGATCATCGCGGCCGACTACGACAGCTACACCGCGGCGAGCGCGATGGTCGAGACGGCCGACCGCCTCACCGACGCCGACGCCTCGCTGCAGCAGTACCTCCTGCTCGTCGGCGCCCTGCGCTCGCTCTCGAAGCACGAGCACGAGCCGGTGCTCACGCTCGACTCCTACCTGCTTCGCGCGCTCTCGATCGCCGGCTGGGCGCCGAGCTTCGAGGACTGCGCCCGCTGCGGCGCGCCCGGCCCGCACGGCGCGGTGGTCGTCCAGCTCGGCGGGGTGGTCTGCGAGGACTGCACGCCGCCCGGCGCCCCGCGCGTCGCCCCGGAGGTGGTCGTCCTCCTGGGCGCCCTGCTCACGGGAGACTGGGAGCACGCCGAGACGATGGAGCCCTCGACCCGCTCCCGAGCGAGCGGCGTGGTCGCCGCCTACACCCAGTGGCACCTCGAGCGCGGACTGAGATCTCTGGAGCACGTCACCCGATGA
- a CDS encoding trimeric intracellular cation channel family protein, with product MAASLFEIPAWADLLAIAIGCLQGAMFAGEFRDRRIDLLGVTIIGTATGLGGGVLRDLLLQTPLVALHTNAYLLVAVTASLFGMLLQHVLNRVDGTITALDALTIGLFGAIGTTKALSLGVPEVPAVFVGTVSAVGGSVIRDILLNRPIALMHVGSLYAIAATAGTVVLVVALRFGMVIDYAAPIAVLVTAVIRLLAVRYGWSLPEQRALSRVPRLGWRKRG from the coding sequence GTGGCCGCCTCCCTCTTCGAGATCCCCGCCTGGGCCGACCTCCTCGCCATCGCGATCGGCTGCCTGCAGGGCGCGATGTTCGCGGGCGAGTTCCGCGACCGCCGGATCGACCTGCTCGGCGTCACGATCATCGGCACGGCGACGGGCCTCGGCGGCGGCGTGCTGCGCGATCTGCTGCTGCAGACCCCGCTCGTGGCGCTGCACACCAACGCCTACCTGCTCGTCGCGGTGACGGCCTCGCTCTTCGGCATGCTGCTGCAGCACGTGCTCAACCGGGTCGACGGCACGATCACGGCGCTCGACGCCCTCACGATCGGGCTCTTCGGCGCCATCGGCACGACGAAGGCGCTCTCGCTCGGCGTGCCGGAGGTGCCCGCGGTGTTCGTCGGCACCGTCTCGGCCGTCGGCGGCTCGGTGATCCGCGACATCCTGCTCAACCGTCCGATCGCGCTGATGCACGTGGGCTCGCTCTACGCGATCGCCGCGACCGCCGGCACAGTGGTGCTCGTGGTCGCGCTGCGGTTCGGGATGGTGATCGACTACGCGGCGCCGATCGCGGTGCTGGTCACGGCGGTCATCCGGCTGCTGGCGGTGCGCTACGGCTGGAGCCTGCCGGAGCAGCGGGCGCTGAGCCGGGTGCCGCGGCTGGGCTGGCGGAAGCGCGGCTGA
- the dnaG gene encoding DNA primase has translation MPRIRQTDVEEVKARVNIADVVGEYVTLKSAGVGSLKGLCPFHDERSPSFHVRPQAGFYHCFGCQESGDVYSFVMKMDHTSFSETVERLAGRIGFPLQYEEGGGQAPETGGRARLIAANNAAEEFFREQLATPGADVGRRFLGERGFDRAAADRFGVGFAPDGWDGLTTALKRRGFSEEELTTAGLVSSSNRGGVYDRFRGRLVWPIRDVTGQTVGFGARRLLEEDKGPKYLNTPESPVYHKSQVLYGLDLAKRDISRGHRVVVVEGYTDVMACHLAGVTTAVATCGTSFGVDHIKVLRRVLGDDSGVGEVVFTFDPDAAGQKAAMRAFQEEHRFAAQTFVAVAPEGLDPCDLRLNRGDDAVRRLIDDKKPMFEFVIRQLLSRYDLDTVEGRIAALRAAAPVVAEIRDPALRPGYSRELARMLGLDMSEVNSAVRSAGSRARNAPGGRDERPQEDAPEAPAGARIADLPVDVVTRIEREALMAMLQLPQVMGESLLARAAHAAVTNETLRVVRDAVVANLERAQDRDWVEHVAADVPGPFASLVHQLAVAPIPAADEAGLARYSKDVAISLIERDLLREIAELRGALQRASTDPVLSRAVQVRLVELEREKRALRTE, from the coding sequence ATGCCTCGGATTCGACAGACGGATGTCGAGGAGGTCAAGGCCAGGGTCAACATCGCGGACGTGGTCGGCGAGTACGTCACCCTGAAGTCGGCGGGCGTCGGCTCGCTGAAGGGGCTCTGCCCGTTCCACGACGAGCGCAGCCCGAGCTTCCACGTGCGCCCCCAGGCCGGCTTCTACCACTGCTTCGGCTGCCAGGAGTCGGGCGACGTCTACAGCTTCGTCATGAAGATGGACCACACCTCGTTCAGCGAGACGGTCGAGCGGCTCGCCGGCCGCATCGGCTTCCCGCTGCAGTACGAGGAGGGCGGCGGCCAGGCCCCCGAGACCGGCGGACGCGCCCGGCTCATCGCCGCGAACAACGCCGCCGAGGAGTTCTTCCGCGAGCAGCTCGCGACCCCCGGCGCCGACGTCGGCCGCCGCTTCCTCGGCGAGCGCGGCTTCGACCGCGCCGCCGCCGACCGCTTCGGCGTCGGCTTCGCCCCCGACGGCTGGGACGGCCTGACCACCGCACTCAAGCGCCGCGGCTTCTCCGAGGAGGAGCTCACCACGGCGGGCCTCGTCAGCAGCAGCAACCGCGGCGGCGTCTACGACCGCTTCCGCGGCCGCCTCGTCTGGCCGATCCGCGACGTCACCGGCCAGACCGTCGGCTTCGGCGCCCGCCGCCTGCTCGAGGAGGACAAGGGTCCGAAGTACCTGAACACCCCCGAGTCGCCCGTCTACCACAAGTCGCAGGTCCTCTACGGGCTCGACCTGGCCAAGCGCGACATCTCCCGCGGCCACCGGGTCGTCGTCGTCGAGGGCTACACCGACGTGATGGCCTGCCACCTCGCCGGCGTCACGACCGCGGTCGCCACCTGCGGCACCTCCTTCGGCGTCGACCACATCAAGGTCCTGCGCCGCGTGCTCGGCGACGACAGCGGCGTCGGCGAGGTCGTCTTCACCTTCGACCCGGACGCCGCCGGCCAGAAGGCCGCGATGCGCGCCTTCCAGGAGGAGCACCGCTTCGCCGCGCAGACCTTCGTCGCCGTCGCGCCCGAGGGCCTCGACCCGTGCGACCTGCGCCTCAACCGCGGCGACGACGCCGTCCGCCGGCTCATCGACGACAAGAAGCCGATGTTCGAGTTCGTCATCCGGCAGCTGCTGTCCCGCTACGACCTCGACACGGTCGAGGGCCGGATCGCCGCCCTCCGCGCCGCCGCCCCGGTCGTCGCCGAGATCCGCGACCCGGCGCTGCGCCCCGGCTACTCCCGCGAGCTGGCCCGGATGCTCGGCCTGGACATGTCCGAGGTCAACTCCGCCGTCCGCTCCGCCGGCTCGCGCGCGCGCAACGCCCCGGGCGGCCGGGACGAGCGCCCGCAGGAGGACGCCCCCGAGGCGCCCGCCGGCGCGCGCATCGCCGACCTCCCCGTCGACGTCGTCACGCGGATCGAGCGCGAGGCGCTGATGGCCATGCTCCAGCTGCCCCAGGTGATGGGGGAGTCGCTGCTCGCCCGGGCCGCGCACGCCGCCGTCACGAACGAGACCCTCCGCGTCGTCCGCGACGCCGTCGTCGCCAACCTCGAGCGCGCGCAGGACCGCGACTGGGTCGAGCACGTGGCGGCCGACGTGCCCGGGCCGTTCGCCTCGCTCGTGCACCAGCTCGCCGTGGCGCCCATCCCGGCCGCCGACGAGGCCGGGCTCGCCCGCTACTCGAAGGACGTCGCGATCTCACTGATCGAGCGCGACCTCCTGCGGGAGATCGCCGAGCTGCGCGGCGCCCTGCAGCGCGCCTCGACCGACCCCGTGCTCTCCCGCGCCGTGCAGGTCCGCCTGGTCGAGCTGGAGCGCGAGAAGCGGGCCCTGCGCACCGAATGA